The following DNA comes from Salvia splendens isolate huo1 chromosome 17, SspV2, whole genome shotgun sequence.
acaaacgaaaataaaaaaaataaaaatttgaagtgtccACCGCCGCGGCTCCCCGCCTATGCAATAGCTCGCCGTGGCCACCGCTGCGGCCCTCCTCACCAGCCGCGGGCAAGCCGACTAGTCGGGCATCTCATATCCGCTGCCCACAGCCGTTTTTCAAGTGGCCATCACTATAGGGAGGCGCGGCGCCGCCGAGCCGCCGCGGGGTCGGCGACCGCCGTGTCCTCCCTATTGTGGTTACTCTTAATTAAGGATTTATATTAATCTAGTAGTACTGAAATGTTAAAAATATTAACAGAGGTCATTTAACTTTAAATTAATATGGTTTGAActctttttacattttttataattttttttctcgaaAATGCACTCAAGCCCATAATGATTATTTCAATCAATCTATATCTCTAAGTTAACTGCCTAAGATATTGTTCACTTGCTTGAGggtatttttagaaaaaaatgaaaaaatatttcaaatgatattaaattAAAGTTAAATGGCctctaataatatttttaaagtttcaGTAACTAGTATATTGATATCAATCCATAATTgaataacaaaaaaatgtccACATAAATCAATGATTATATGATTAAAAGGAAGGGAAAGATCGTACGCTTCAATCTGTAATACCATATGAGAACAATAAAGGATATTAAGAATTATTTTTGGTAGAGTGTTGGTCATGTTTTGATTAATGGTCTTGCGAAAATTAGGTGATTGAAGAAGTAGATGGCAGAAtaacttagagcatccgcaatgggcggacgatggcgcgcatcgtccgcacccattgcgggtgtgcgccatagggcgcggatcgtcagccccattgtggaggtcgcggacgatggcacgcggtcccggtagagctcccgacccagacggccaccgcgtttgagtcgttagcaacatcgtcgatggcaaggacgatgttgcagacgcacagggccctcaagaagtgtaccgaccccgacgaagccgaatatctccgggcgttactcgtTGAGCTgtgtcggaagttgggaattggtccgacttagttttttttttattagttcaatgatgtaatttttttttattaaaacttcgccgtttgttatttagactgttttttatttactcgttacttgttatttgaaaacagttaaattaattaaacaaaacaataaaatgatgatgtggcgcgccatagggcgcacgTTAGGGCGCctcactgcaggtggggaggtaggaggataaaactgctgacgtggcgcgccatagggcgcgccttagggcgccccattgctaatgctcttagaaCCTTCCTTAAGGGGCAATTTGAttgaaaatataaagaaaataaaatacaataaaaataaatattttttaggttGAAAAATTATGTATCCATCAAATTGTCTCTGATATGATAGTATAGTAGTTATCATATTAGGAAAATCGGCAACAATTTATAATCTTACGAGTGTGATCCTTCTCTAGGTGATAATACAAGGTCATATGAGTTCAaattgaaaaaacaaaaaatttactactatgtaaatgaaaatgagagaTGGTTTGATccatataaaaagaaaagaactgGAAAGAAATACGGTAAGTAGTATATACTGTATATACAGTACTATTGATATGTTCAAATATTTTTCTGTTGCGACTGATAGGTGACAGCCATCCACTAGGAGGCATGTGTTAATTGAATttctaatttgaaaaatatattttgttaCAGAATGTGTGTACCGTAATTtagatattaaaattttaaatggaAAATTATAATGAAACGGATATATATAGGGAACAAATTGGTTTAATATTTCAGATGGATATCAAACAAGCCAAGCCACCTTCGTTTTGAGATTGGGCAATGCCAGTTTTCCATTTCTAAAAAATCCATGAAATGAATTCAGTCAAGAAATGGTGTACATATACTAATCTCAAACAATTGAAATCTACGTGTGAACACAAAGGTGATTTGGGGAATTGATTCGAAGACACAATGAGTAGATTTAGCCCAATTCTTAGCATTTCTTGAAAGGTGAACACAAAGAATTTCACTAGTATTTCAAATGAATATATAACAAACAAGCCAAATGTTTTAGGAGAAACTATTTATGCAAAACGTGAACCAAATGAATACTCCTAATAATATCCAAATATTAGGTACTTCATCGGTTTTTAAAAAGtatggagtactaattttttattagtCCATTttctgaaaagtatgaattttctaattttagagtAGTTAAATAATACATTAGTCatacatatcattttatttacaatttataataTTACATTAAACTATTAATGACGTGGAGCCCACCTTCTGCTAACACTACTTGtttatctctcttttactttatcaattatacataaaactcatgtcaaatcaaatgttcatattttttaagAATACCAGTTAAAAAGAAtctaaaataaattatcaagattcaaaatccaaataaaattatatactagtactactagtaatttAAGTAATGGGCTCTCTATTTGtgaaataaatactaatattttgagCCCAATTATAATAAATACAATATTTCGAAGCCCAAAAGATTTTCTTTCTTCTCTACAATTTGTAGCGCCAGTTTTGCCTCCCAGATTCTCCCAATTTCTTCATTTTTAAGTCTTGATAGTTCCTGCAAATTTCTCCCTCAATTGATTCCAATTTATCGGAAACAACAGTTCTGCAAATCAATCCAAATATTGGGCCAACAAGTTTTGGTCAGCAGCAGAGACCAAGCCATTCCAATTCCTACCAAGTTTCAAGAGGTATAATCCCCATCCCAAGTTCATTGCATCAATTCACAATCAGTTGCTGGTCCAATTAATCGAACAATTCGAATTAAAGAACTGAAATTATTTAAGAAAACGAAAATTCGAGGTGAAGGTGgtcggagagagagagagagagagatttgaggGAGGTTATGGAGACGTCACCCCCTTTTGATTCATCAATGTATCTCAATTTGAATATGAATTGGAAGCAGAGCGTTTGAATCCGGTGCTTATTGTGCTTTAGAAATCCCTAATTCTAGAAGAAATGCTTCGAGCCCTAAGAAATTACAGCACGAATTCGCGCCGAGCCTTGGATCTACGGAAACTCAGGCCTATGATCCTGAACCGAATTGAGCACCGCGCCCGCGACTATCCCGTCAAACCTATACTTCCGGTGGCGCGTGAAGTCCTCCGCGCCAGAACCGCCCTCTACAGTGGAGTCTCAACGCTCATCCGCCACATACCGGTTTGGGCTTGCAAGTAATTGCACCAATCTCccccatttttttttatatttattcaattttaatttcataatcGAGATTGGCTTTGTATgtgaaattgaattgaattggtTGTTTAAGATACAAATTATCATGTGTGTccattctaaaaaaaattcaggATTTGTTCATATGCAAAACCTTTTTTTGTTCTATCTTGTGGTGAATTGGGATAAATGTGGTGTATATGTCTTCCTAATAGAATTGCCCCTCATTGTTGTTGATTCACTTTGTGTGATGAGCATGGATTTATCGAAATAACATCGGCTTATTCACGACATACTTTAATTAATGGATCGAACAACCTTGGACTTATAATTACATGTTGCCATCAAGTTTCTTGAAACTTCACTTGCAGATGTagtgatgcctagtttgtgttATTTGCATGAATCTATGTCTAGTTTTGAATAAATTTGAATAAACTTCATTTTTATGTtaaaattttttcttgtgaCAGATACTGCCCAGAAGTTTATATAGGTGAAGGAGGTCATTTGATTCAAACTTGCCACGGCTACAGGCGCCATGGTAAGAAAAAGGTCCATGAATGGGTAAATGGGAGCGTAGATGACGTTATAGTCCCAGTGGAATGTTTTCACTTGCAGAAAATGTTTCAGAACATAATCAAACATCAAGAAAGATTTGATCATCAACGCGTTCCTGCAGTCGTGGAGCTCTGCCTGCAGGCAGGGGTCGATTCCAATGATCCAAGCGTTGTGATTACTGCATTCGACAATGCAGATGACCATAGGTCGTTATCGGAGGATGATTTGAGATTGATAGGTCGACAAACTCTGGACGCGTGGGAGAAGCTTCGATCTGGAGTTCACAAGTTGTTGTTTGTCTACCCAGCAAGAGTCTGCAAACACTGTTGTGAAGTCCATGTAGGGCCATCGGGGCACAAGGCTCGGACATGTGGAGTGTTCAAGTACGAGAGCTGGCACGGGACTCATTTCTGGAAGAAGGCGGGGGTGGACGACATGGTTCCTCCTAAAAGAGTCTGGCACAGGCGCCGCCAGGATCCACCTATACTCGTTGACAAAGGACGCAATTATTATGGCCACGCGCCTGCTGTTGTGGATCTGTGCAGTAAGGCCGGTGCACTTGTCCCATCTACATACTTTACCATGATGAAAATAGATGGCTTGACTGCTCCTGTTTGAATTGAATCGTCTTGGCTTGTGAAGATGCAAGCAAGAATGACTTCTCGTCTCCCGAATTGTCCCCTTTTCTCGATCTCGTTGGACCTGTAATGTGTTGCCGGATGTGCCACGCCATTCCCTCAGCGTAGGGCGACGAATCGGAGCCTCTCTGAGAGAGGACGGTGTTGAGGAATTGTTGGGTGAATTGAGACATTTTGTTAGGGATTGAGAGGTGGGAATTTGGAAGAGAAGACTGCCgcttttctatttttgaaagaGAAGATTTCATTTTCGCTGAAATAATATGGTCGGAAATAGTAGTACTGATTTTGaaatccaattaattaattgatttaaaattttaaatcgaTAAACATATGAGTAATAGTTAATGTCATGATTTTGATTGAAAAATAACTGTGATtcataactttaaaaatttGTTTACCAAGTTACTAACTGATATTGATATTACAATACAGTAGGCCAAACATAATGTAATGATATTAATCATATTAGACATATTACTCTATCACAAGGCATAAATTTGCCAGATAGATAAGTTCATATTGCATGCACATGCAGTGTCATTTTTTCCACATTTAAactcatttcatttatattCGATGTAGCACATTTGAGGTTAACGAATTTCTTCAAAACATAATTAGGCTTGACCTAAActcaataatttcgtgcggattcgtgtcggattatcgtgtcgtgtcgaaaattgtcagcccCAGTTTACATAGTTAAGTAAATAACAAAGTGATTATATATGGAGTAATAAGCAAACAAGTAAGAAAATGCAAGAGATAGGCAGAGGTAAGAACCAAAGTGTATTAATACACATTCCACAATAACACAATAAGAGTTCAAATTCATTGAATTCACCAAACGGTACACAATTGAAGATAGGCAAAACAAAAAGAGAAAGATGGAGAAAGAACAGAATTTGTATAAACAGCAGTAGCTAGAGCATTGTTGATGATGAGGAAGAGAAGCTGTCTGCAGCAAGAAAATGGAAAACTAAAGGCCTAGAAAGCTCCCCTCTCAATAGCATCCTTGTTAGCATCTCCAAGAGCTGCATCCTTCAAATATTTGTCTGCCAACTGCACTCTCTTCACGTTGTCCTGCTCCGCCACCAGCATGTTTCCGTACCCGAGCAGCTTCTCCAGCGTCATCTTCGGCTGCTCGAACACCGGTGGCCCGTCCCTTGAGTTCACCAGCTTCAACCCGATGTTCTCGATCCCCACACCGCTCACCCATTCCCTGACCAGGTCGTCGTACACCCGAGCCCTAAGTGCACCGAAAAAGTCTGCATGTTTGACCGAATTAGTACAACCAGTGGCGAATCCAGAACATAATTCTGATACTATATACTAGTTGTGATacgaaaaatggaaaaaatctACGTACCGATGGACTGGCCGGGGAAGGTGTCGACGAGCTTGGTGACGGCCTCGTCTGGGACTCCGTCGGTACGGAAGATACCCTTGCAGACACCAATACGGTCCTCACGGGTCGGGGCCCAGTAGAACTTCTCCATACGCCCGTCACGGATGAGGGGGGCGTACAGGGTGGAGAAGTCGTTACCCGTGACGATGATCGGGACCCGGGGGTTCTCCTGCTTGTTGTACATACCCGGGAGCTGCACGTTGGTCGGGTTATCCGCGATGTTCATGAGCGTGGCGTTCACCATCTGGTTGTTGACGGTGTACTGGGTGGTGCCACCCATACGCCCTGCACCGGCGTCAAGATCGTTAATGAAGAGGCAGCACATCTTCCCCTTCTTGATGATGTCGGCGGCCTCCCTGTACCGCTGCCTGATCAGCTTCGCCGGCTCTCCTGCGTTCCCGCTCTCGAGCTCTCCGGCACTCATCATAATCGGGTTGATCCCCATCTTACGGAAGACGAGCTCGCACTGGAAGGATTTCCCCTGCCCCTTCCCTCCCCATATACCCAAAATCAACGGAATCTGCacgaaataaaaaatataataaggccttttaaggagTGAATGACTAATAGAACCATATGTCaataagacaaaaaaaaaacaaccaaCAATACCTTAATGTTGGGGAGTGTCATGAAGTTCTTGGAGAGATGGACGACGAGCTTGTCCATGAAGGCGGGGGCGATGTAGAACCCGTCGAGCTTGTTGTCGAGGTTGTACTCGCGGAGGCCCTGGCTCAGGTACTCGTACGAGCTAAGGACGGGGTCGTGGGTTCCCATCCCAGACGGGGCCTGGAAAAGGGGGTCCACCATGCCCTTGCCCCTCGTGATGTCCTGCTGGTCGTCGGAGACGTCCTCGATCAGCCCCTTCCACCTGTCTCCGTCTGTCTGCTTCACCTCTGCCACCACTTTGAAGCTCGGCTTCTGGGCGTTGCTAGATTTCGCGCCGCTAGCCTTCTTCAGGCTCGTGCCCAGGAACGAGGACGTCGGCACCGCGCCTCCTCCGTTGGATCCATTCAAGTTCAACTGCAACATTCATTACATCACgttacatttcatttcatttcatttttattgataCTTATACTAATATGAACAAAGATAGAGTAGAATAATACTACATACCGGTACGCGGTTGACGGCTCCGATGGTCGACACGGCGGCGGCCATTGTGCGATTAAGCTGCAGAGGGCGGTGGTGGTGATTCAGTGGCTGTGCAACACTTGAGATAGGATAGGACTGAGTTGTTATATATAGTAGGAATACACAAACTTCATACCACATTGGATTGGCCTATCACAACTAATTAGCCACACAATGAAGATTGCTTACATGACACGTGGCGGCTGGAGATTGAATGGGGGTTGGAGTTGAAATTGAGGTTAATATTTTTGCTTTGCTCTTCTCCACTTAAATTGGGTCATCTTTTAGTTACCACACATGCAGCACTATGTACAACACAAGCTAAGATCaagttttttcttttcttttttcctttattgCTATTTTCAAGAATTACAAAGTTATCCTGTTATTATATGGTTTAGAATTGTGAAAAGTATATTTGTTTTGTCTTTATTTTGGTGCCTGCAGTGTTGGGTCTGCTGCATTATTGAGgttttatcttcttttcttttcttttcttttttttgtttgtgaaatAACTATAAGAAAATTATTATGTCTATGATGCTTCAGTATATTGTGGCGATGGATAGAGACTCTGGAGAATTACAACCTTACATTTCTCTCATTGGTTTTGGAGTTTTTGTTTATTGAATAGTGATTAAGGCTTATTTGTTTCATATTCATAATAATTACGCAATTTGATGTACATCATTTTTTATTCTTGAGAAGATAAAGATGAGCTCATGTCAACCATTGAGAGAACTTCaaactaatttttatttcactACAATGAATGCAAGTTTGAGAGCAAAAATAAAAGTTTGAATCGTATGATAAATTAGTTGGGGATATCTAGTCTAGTGACATTGTTCTCATTTTTCAATACTCAGTAAACCAAGACAAGAAAATGTAGACAATTAATTTAAGTAGGTAGAACTAAAAAAACTTGACTTAGAACTGTTATATTATGCCACAGTActcttaataaattaaaaatgaataggCAACAAAATTTT
Coding sequences within:
- the LOC121773796 gene encoding ribulose bisphosphate carboxylase/oxygenase activase 1, chloroplastic-like, coding for MAAAVSTIGAVNRVPLNLNGSNGGGAVPTSSFLGTSLKKASGAKSSNAQKPSFKVVAEVKQTDGDRWKGLIEDVSDDQQDITRGKGMVDPLFQAPSGMGTHDPVLSSYEYLSQGLREYNLDNKLDGFYIAPAFMDKLVVHLSKNFMTLPNIKIPLILGIWGGKGQGKSFQCELVFRKMGINPIMMSAGELESGNAGEPAKLIRQRYREAADIIKKGKMCCLFINDLDAGAGRMGGTTQYTVNNQMVNATLMNIADNPTNVQLPGMYNKQENPRVPIIVTGNDFSTLYAPLIRDGRMEKFYWAPTREDRIGVCKGIFRTDGVPDEAVTKLVDTFPGQSIDFFGALRARVYDDLVREWVSGVGIENIGLKLVNSRDGPPVFEQPKMTLEKLLGYGNMLVAEQDNVKRVQLADKYLKDAALGDANKDAIERGAF
- the LOC121773392 gene encoding APO protein 4, mitochondrial-like, whose amino-acid sequence is MLRALRNYSTNSRRALDLRKLRPMILNRIEHRARDYPVKPILPVAREVLRARTALYSGVSTLIRHIPVWACKYCPEVYIGEGGHLIQTCHGYRRHGKKKVHEWVNGSVDDVIVPVECFHLQKMFQNIIKHQERFDHQRVPAVVELCLQAGVDSNDPSVVITAFDNADDHRSLSEDDLRLIGRQTLDAWEKLRSGVHKLLFVYPARVCKHCCEVHVGPSGHKARTCGVFKYESWHGTHFWKKAGVDDMVPPKRVWHRRRQDPPILVDKGRNYYGHAPAVVDLCSKAGALVPSTYFTMMKIDGLTAPV